The Pelmatolapia mariae isolate MD_Pm_ZW linkage group LG10_11, Pm_UMD_F_2, whole genome shotgun sequence genome includes a region encoding these proteins:
- the LOC134635830 gene encoding histone H2A.J — MSGRGKSGKTRAKAKSRSSRAGLQFPVGRVHRLLRKGNYAERVGAGAPVYLAAVLEYLTAEILELAGNAARDNKKTRIIPRHLQLAVRNDEELNKLLGRVTIAQGGVLPNIQAVLLPKKTEKAK; from the coding sequence ATGTCTGGACGCGGAAAGAGCGGAAAAACCAGAGCGAAGGCGAAGTCCCGGTCCTCCCGGGCCGGGCTGCAGTTTCCGGTGGGCCGTGTCCACAGGCTGCTGAGGAAGGGTAACTATGCTGAGCGTGTTGGTGCCGGCGCCCCGGTGTACCTCGCGGCTGTGCTGGAGTATCTGACGGCTGAGATCCTGGAGCTGGCCGGGAACGCCGCCCGTGACAACAAGAAGACCAGGATCATCCCCCGCCACCTGCAGCTGGCCGTCCGCAACGACGAGGAGCTGAACAAGCTGCTGGGCCGAGTGACGATCGCTCAGGGCGGCGTGCTGCCCAACATCCAGGCCGTGCTGCTGCCCAAGAAGACGGAGAAGGCGAAATGA